A genomic region of Brevibacillus sp. JNUCC-41 contains the following coding sequences:
- a CDS encoding FAD binding domain-containing protein — translation MVEKITANRFESLDETLSQLNREDCSIIAGGTDVMVLHKSRRGVPPKIPKPIVFINHLSELKQVYQHHKDLHIGACCTYSELLENPLIPFALKNAIKTIAAPAIRNRGTLGGNICNASPAGDMLPLLYVYNAKLLLRSVNGDRMVAISDFIQGPRRVERFHNEIVTEIILPYVLEDSHVVFEKVGNRNADAIAKVSFAGFVRISKDRIDDIRFAFGAVGPTMVRSIDIEKKLVGKTIPLAEADIAAIVAAFDKIIRPIDDQRSTAAYRKTVALHLLRYFLSMKQYQPN, via the coding sequence ATGGTAGAGAAAATAACAGCGAATCGCTTCGAGAGTTTAGACGAAACGTTGAGCCAATTGAATAGAGAAGATTGTTCAATCATAGCCGGGGGCACCGATGTTATGGTCCTTCACAAAAGTAGAAGGGGAGTACCTCCGAAAATCCCTAAACCGATTGTTTTTATTAATCATCTTTCCGAATTAAAGCAGGTGTATCAACATCATAAGGATCTCCACATCGGGGCCTGCTGTACCTATAGTGAATTACTTGAAAATCCTTTGATTCCTTTTGCTTTAAAGAATGCAATTAAAACAATTGCTGCCCCGGCAATTAGAAACCGGGGAACATTAGGCGGTAATATTTGCAACGCCTCTCCTGCCGGTGACATGCTTCCTTTATTATATGTATACAATGCAAAGCTTCTGTTGCGCTCTGTAAATGGTGATCGCATGGTTGCGATTAGCGATTTTATTCAAGGTCCACGACGGGTTGAACGCTTTCACAATGAAATAGTAACGGAGATTATCCTGCCGTACGTATTAGAAGATTCACATGTCGTTTTCGAGAAAGTCGGCAACCGCAACGCAGATGCCATTGCGAAGGTATCGTTTGCGGGTTTCGTCCGGATAAGCAAAGATCGAATCGATGACATTCGATTTGCCTTCGGGGCGGTCGGACCTACGATGGTTCGTTCCATTGATATTGAGAAGAAGCTAGTTGGAAAAACGATTCCATTGGCCGAAGCAGACATCGCTGCGATTGTGGCAGCCTTCGATAAGATCATTAGACCAATCGACGATCAACGCTCCACTGCGGCTTACAGAAAAACCGTTGCGTTACATCTTTTACGTTATTTTCTTAGCATGAAGCAATATCAACCGAATTAA
- a CDS encoding XdhC family protein, with product MLLMEKVSMLTCQNETFALAMIIESKGSTPRHVGKMIVYRDGTIEGTVGGGLAEHYVIEDSVKAIQNGQSKIVEYKLNKHAKDGIQMNCGGTLRVFIEVYTSRPELILAGAGHLGHALAKLADFLEYPYCIVDDRVDYCTKERFPNATNLFVNEDIGKALLAANLNEKSYVVIVTKDCDDTVLKTALQFPIAYAGMVASKRKVISIFEKLKSEGVTQEQLEQVHSPIGLEIGSETSEEIAISIIGQIIKVSKEKKPVKVKQLNR from the coding sequence ATGCTGCTGATGGAAAAAGTGTCCATGCTGACGTGTCAAAACGAAACCTTTGCTTTAGCCATGATTATTGAATCAAAGGGCTCGACTCCCAGGCATGTTGGAAAAATGATTGTCTACCGTGATGGTACCATTGAAGGGACTGTCGGTGGGGGCTTGGCTGAACACTATGTGATCGAAGACAGTGTAAAGGCGATCCAAAATGGCCAATCGAAAATCGTTGAATATAAATTGAATAAACATGCAAAAGACGGAATTCAGATGAATTGTGGCGGCACGTTACGGGTCTTTATTGAAGTCTATACAAGCAGGCCTGAACTCATTCTGGCTGGGGCCGGTCATTTAGGCCATGCGTTGGCAAAGCTCGCAGATTTTCTCGAATATCCTTATTGCATTGTCGATGATCGCGTTGATTATTGTACGAAGGAACGCTTTCCTAATGCGACAAACCTTTTTGTGAACGAGGATATTGGAAAGGCTTTGCTCGCAGCCAATCTAAATGAAAAGTCATATGTGGTAATTGTTACAAAAGATTGTGATGATACTGTATTAAAAACGGCACTGCAATTTCCGATTGCATATGCTGGGATGGTAGCCAGTAAACGCAAGGTCATAAGCATATTTGAAAAGTTAAAAAGTGAAGGGGTCACGCAAGAACAGTTGGAGCAGGTCCATTCTCCAATCGGATTGGAAATTGGCTCGGAAACATCAGAAGAAATTGCCATCAGTATTATCGGACAAATCATCAAAGTAAGCAAGGAAAAAAAGCCTGTAAAAGTGAAACAATTAAATAGATAA